In the genome of Methanococcoides burtonii DSM 6242, the window CCTGGTGCAATATCGGTCACAAGAGGGCCAAGCAAGTAGAGGGGTGCACCGTGGCACAATTCCTTCATGGCCTTTACGCTAAGTTCGACTTCGTTCAAAGGTACATGTCCAGGACCTTCCACAAAGGTCTGCACGTCTGATTCCCTTGCTTTGCTGACAAGTTCTCCGAGAGTTATGAACTCCATGAACTTTGGTGCATCGGATGCGTCATGGATACAGCCCGGTCTCATACCATCGCCAAGACTTATTGTCAGGTCGTATTCCTTAGCGATCTCCACAAGGTAGTCATATTCGGAATAGAATGGATTTTCCTGTTCATTGTGTATCATCCATGCAATGGTGAAAGAGCCGCCACGACTGACAACGTTTGTGATCCGGTCTCCCTTTTTGAGCCTTTCCAATGCATTGTAGTTGACACCTGAATGGATAGTGACAAAATCAACCCCATCTTCAGCATGTTTGCGAACAGCATTGAACATGTCATCAGATGTCATATCGACCACAGTCTTATGAGATGCTGCTGCCTGGTATATTGGCACGGTTCCAATAGGAACATCCACTGCATCCATTATCCTTGAACGTATAAGGTCGAGGTCTCCTCCGGTGGACAGGTCCATAATGGTATCTGCTCCGTATTTTACCGCTGCTTTTGCTTTATCGACCTCTTCATCGATATTCACAAAATCCCTTGAGGTTCCGATATTGGCGTTTACCTTAACGCTCATATATTTCCCAATGCCGAATGCACGGGATTTACCTTTTATGTTCTTCGGGATGGTCACAAGTCCCTTTGCAACACAGGACCTTACAAGCTCTACATCTATCCCTTCAAGTTCGGCAACACTTCTAATCTCAGGGGTGATCAGTCCCTTCCTTGCATCTTCCATTAATGTCATAGTTACTCCGGCAAAATAGTCTGTACCTTAAGATATTATGATTTCAAGTCTCGTTTGTAGTTGCAATATAGCACAGGTGCATATATATGTTTCATATTCCTGTGGCCGAACTTTCTCAGGACATTTTAGTAAATATGATATACTATTGAAAAGTATATTTTACTTGGGTGAATGTCTTTTCAAAGAGCACCTATGTATTACTGGGGGTATTAAATGGCAGGTAAAAGTTATAAGAAAATATTGATAGCTACCGACGGTTCTGATAATGCAAAGAATGCTATTTTTTCAGGAATTAACCTGGCAGGGCTGCTTGGAGCAAAGATCTATGCAGTTTGTGTCCTTCCGACACATCCCGCTTCTTCCATGCCTATAGGCTCAAGGATGATGCGATGGGAAATTCCATTTGATGTAATGAGGGAAGAAGGTACAAAGGCAGTGAACGAGGTTGTCGAACACGCCAAAATAAATGGTGTGGATGCAGAACCTGTTCTGCTTGAAGGACATCCTTCTGAAGAGATCCTCAGATATGCACAGGATAATGATATCGACCTGATCGTACTGGGAACTCTCGGCAAGACTGGTCTGACACGATTGCTTCTTGGAAGTGTGGCGGAAAATGTATTACGTCATTCTCCTGTGGAAGTTCTGGTAGTAAGGTGAACCTTTTGTTCACCTCTATTTTTATTTGTTTTCTCTATTTTCCTCATTTTTAATCTCAGATAACTTTAATGTAGTGTTAGCGATATGTAATGTCATACCTTTTTTAGGAACAGTATCGCGATTTGAACCAATTTATCCACTCGATTATCCATGACCACAGTTGTATTCACCGAGAAGAACAAGGCCGCTGCACAGATATCTACCATCCTGTCCGGAGGTTCAGCAAAAAGAAGCATCGTGGATGGTGTTTCTGTATATGAGTTCCAGAGGGACGGTTCTCTCTGGAAGATCATGGGACTTGCAGGTCATATCATGGGGTATGATTATCCTGAGGAGTTTCACAATTGGAGGGATGTAGACCCTGCTGCTCTGTTGGATACCGATCCTGTGAAGCAGATCAACAAAGCATCGTTTGGCAGTGCTATCCTGAAGATCTCCAAGGGTGCAGATCTTCTTGTGCTTGCTTGCGATTTTGATAGGGAAGGGGAGAATATAGGGTTCGAGGCGAAGTCCATTGCAGAGAAAGTATCCGATGCAACAGTTAAACGTGCACGTTTTTCTTCCCTCTCTAAAAGTGAGATCGAAAAGGCTTTTAATGACCTTGTGGAGCCTGATGAGAACATGGCGATGTCCGCAGAGGCAAGGCAGATCCTTGATCTCAAGATGGGTGCATCCTTTACTCGATTTGTGACCCTTTCGGTGCGGGAAAGAGCAAGGACCAAGGGTGTTCTCTCCATCGGACCATGTCAGACCCCGACATGTGGTTTTGTTTATGAACGTGAACTTGCCATTCGTAAGTTCGATTCCCGGGATTTCTGGAAGATAGAGGGAGTGTTCACTGGAAAGGGTGCTGATATTATAGGTGTGCACCGCGGTGGTCACATCTATGATAAAGAAAAAGCAGCTGCTATCTTTAAGAAACTGAAAGGTTGCAAGACTGCGGTCATTTCTAAAAAGACAGTAAAGGAGATGAATACAAATCCTCCTTTCCCGCTCAACACCAATGAGTTCCTAAAACGTGCATCGAAATATCTGGGTGTGAGTCCTGATCAGGCTCTGGAGATCGCTGAACAGCTCTATCTTTCAGGCTTTACCAGCTATCCGAGGACAGAGACGAACATGTATGCTGATGACATGGATTTTGCCAGCATACTCAAAGGCTTTACTAAAGGGGATTATCAGGATTTTGCATTGCTACTACTGTCACAAAAGGCCATAGTTCCCCGTAATGGTAAAAAGGACGGTCATGACCACCCGCCTATACATCCTATCAAGGCAGGTTCACGCATGGAGGTCGAAAGAGCTATCAAGATGCCGCGTGCATGGGATG includes:
- the thiC gene encoding phosphomethylpyrimidine synthase ThiC, which encodes MTLMEDARKGLITPEIRSVAELEGIDVELVRSCVAKGLVTIPKNIKGKSRAFGIGKYMSVKVNANIGTSRDFVNIDEEVDKAKAAVKYGADTIMDLSTGGDLDLIRSRIMDAVDVPIGTVPIYQAAASHKTVVDMTSDDMFNAVRKHAEDGVDFVTIHSGVNYNALERLKKGDRITNVVSRGGSFTIAWMIHNEQENPFYSEYDYLVEIAKEYDLTISLGDGMRPGCIHDASDAPKFMEFITLGELVSKARESDVQTFVEGPGHVPLNEVELSVKAMKELCHGAPLYLLGPLVTDIAPGYDHITGAIGGTLAGMYGADFLCMTTPAEHLALPTVDDIREGAIVTNIAAHAADLTREGQKEKARELDDRMAHARAELDWETQFEVAIDSEKARKIRESRNTGTDACSMCGELCAMKIVKSALEESRQKDN
- a CDS encoding universal stress protein, translating into MAGKSYKKILIATDGSDNAKNAIFSGINLAGLLGAKIYAVCVLPTHPASSMPIGSRMMRWEIPFDVMREEGTKAVNEVVEHAKINGVDAEPVLLEGHPSEEILRYAQDNDIDLIVLGTLGKTGLTRLLLGSVAENVLRHSPVEVLVVR
- a CDS encoding DNA topoisomerase I, which encodes MTTVVFTEKNKAAAQISTILSGGSAKRSIVDGVSVYEFQRDGSLWKIMGLAGHIMGYDYPEEFHNWRDVDPAALLDTDPVKQINKASFGSAILKISKGADLLVLACDFDREGENIGFEAKSIAEKVSDATVKRARFSSLSKSEIEKAFNDLVEPDENMAMSAEARQILDLKMGASFTRFVTLSVRERARTKGVLSIGPCQTPTCGFVYERELAIRKFDSRDFWKIEGVFTGKGADIIGVHRGGHIYDKEKAAAIFKKLKGCKTAVISKKTVKEMNTNPPFPLNTNEFLKRASKYLGVSPDQALEIAEQLYLSGFTSYPRTETNMYADDMDFASILKGFTKGDYQDFALLLLSQKAIVPRNGKKDGHDHPPIHPIKAGSRMEVERAIKMPRAWDVYDLIVRHFIANLLPPAVFEKTRFEITMEDELFDSTGSIQKNAGWLAVYPFEKPQDKILPALDLGEVLDVKKITNIKSQTTPPKRLTEAELLTLMDKHGIGTKATAPSHIETNKKRGYFEVKGKTIAILDTGFTLMDALNSSVPILVKPDIRSSIESLIQDVEDGNKKFELALEEGTSLIKEMYSQLLSNRDLMVTRIAGTITDEAVEADKKSHIGKCNECERVLRIVSTDKGRFVGCTGYPQCKNTFPLPKTGALAVQRSRTCKKGGAAVLKVGSKYFWAVGIGPCFSCDMEKECYPPEIVGECPACDGQTFLITTKDSRFLGCTKRCGHTQSVPKNGRLTITDKVCEGCGWRLLRVKEQGKDAKEYCANRKCEVAAQMRSSYRKK